A window from Candidatus Desulfatibia profunda encodes these proteins:
- a CDS encoding DEAD/DEAH box helicase family protein, which produces MITHTTEADARILIDGLLKEALWDPADKSQVLTEVPVQRAKDMVIGKNQIVETVSEYKSGHDGAEGKSVTGRVDYVLRNQNGRPLAIIEAKKNAINPYVAKQQALPYAKALGAPFIFLTNGELIYFGDYQNDDARIVASFFSRRDLERLVESRQNRKPLATIDIPEYYIRQGETRRLRPYQQETMRALDQAFELGKRRFLIELPTGTGKTDLTVLYIKRLIEAGWAERVLFLVDREQLAKQALETVQDLLGGQHGSYWLRPGIVRQEKQITVCLLQTMISRYQDYTSGYFDVVIMDESHRSIYGAWQASLTRFDALHIGLTATPARYIDRNTYEFYHCKTGQPDFAYRIQDAFAAGYLAPYKFATGVTEVIAEGADIDEEHYDPAKFERQWTNEKTNRLMMEEFDRLAWDNYKELAPGQDTGPGKTIIFAITKHHAGRLAEYLNELHPELKGNYAAVITSDVTDPDALIRQFKKEAHPMVAVSVGMLDTGFDCREILHLVMCRGVFSPILYQQMRGRGTRIAPHIRKKKFVIYDFFRNHKHFNDSETSVFEWTEEGGFAPGGAGGKPDPVSELIELGVDDEWLEAVSYVEVGPDGERIDKKDYVTNWKKTIRELGEDDPIIEKVKNDEPLTDEEERTLTSKLNSPKMYFNEDNLRRAYKNPVGNLIDFVKEALGRLKIKSRDEQLEEIFRAWLVSRSLAPEQAEYLSLLKNRGIVTGKVMLDDLFSPPLSILNAAGIGLELFGEQGLREIIEDINKNVFRKTL; this is translated from the coding sequence ATGATCACACATACAACAGAAGCTGACGCCAGAATCTTGATTGATGGTTTGTTAAAAGAAGCTCTGTGGGACCCTGCCGACAAATCTCAGGTGCTGACAGAGGTTCCTGTTCAGCGCGCAAAAGATATGGTGATCGGCAAAAACCAAATCGTGGAAACTGTATCCGAGTACAAATCAGGCCATGATGGGGCAGAAGGGAAATCAGTTACAGGCCGTGTCGATTATGTGCTTCGCAATCAAAACGGCCGGCCGCTTGCGATCATTGAGGCCAAAAAGAATGCAATTAATCCCTATGTGGCCAAGCAGCAGGCGCTGCCCTACGCCAAGGCACTGGGCGCCCCTTTTATTTTTCTGACAAACGGCGAATTGATCTATTTTGGGGATTATCAAAACGATGATGCTCGCATTGTTGCCTCATTTTTTTCCAGAAGAGACCTTGAACGGCTGGTTGAATCCCGCCAAAATCGGAAACCACTGGCAACAATCGATATACCGGAGTATTACATCCGCCAGGGGGAAACCCGCCGGCTCCGGCCCTACCAGCAGGAGACCATGCGTGCGCTGGACCAGGCTTTTGAGTTGGGAAAGCGGCGCTTTTTAATTGAATTGCCCACGGGTACGGGCAAAACAGATCTTACCGTGCTTTATATCAAGCGCCTTATTGAAGCAGGCTGGGCGGAACGGGTCTTGTTTCTAGTCGATCGCGAACAGCTTGCCAAACAGGCACTCGAAACAGTTCAGGACTTGCTCGGCGGCCAGCACGGCAGCTACTGGCTGAGACCCGGCATCGTCCGTCAGGAAAAGCAGATAACCGTGTGTTTGCTCCAAACCATGATCAGCCGTTACCAGGATTACACCAGCGGTTATTTCGACGTTGTGATTATGGACGAAAGCCATCGTTCCATTTATGGCGCATGGCAGGCCTCGCTGACGCGATTTGATGCGCTGCACATCGGGCTGACCGCTACCCCGGCCCGGTACATAGACCGCAATACATATGAATTTTATCACTGCAAGACCGGCCAGCCGGATTTTGCCTACCGGATACAGGATGCCTTTGCCGCCGGTTACTTGGCACCTTACAAATTTGCTACCGGAGTCACGGAGGTCATTGCCGAGGGTGCCGACATCGACGAGGAGCATTATGATCCCGCCAAATTTGAACGGCAATGGACAAACGAGAAAACCAATCGTCTCATGATGGAAGAGTTCGACCGCCTGGCCTGGGATAACTACAAGGAACTGGCTCCCGGGCAGGATACAGGACCGGGGAAAACCATCATATTTGCCATAACAAAGCATCACGCCGGCCGACTTGCCGAGTATCTAAACGAGCTGCATCCGGAGCTCAAAGGTAATTATGCCGCTGTCATCACCTCAGACGTTACCGACCCGGATGCTTTGATTCGGCAGTTTAAAAAAGAAGCCCATCCTATGGTGGCAGTAAGTGTCGGCATGTTGGACACCGGTTTTGACTGTCGGGAAATCCTGCATCTTGTCATGTGCCGCGGGGTGTTCAGTCCAATCCTATATCAGCAAATGCGAGGACGCGGTACGCGCATAGCGCCCCACATTAGGAAGAAAAAGTTTGTGATTTACGATTTTTTTCGGAACCATAAGCATTTCAACGACAGCGAAACATCTGTTTTTGAATGGACCGAAGAAGGCGGCTTTGCTCCTGGTGGCGCAGGTGGCAAACCGGACCCTGTATCCGAGCTGATTGAACTGGGGGTCGATGACGAATGGCTGGAAGCCGTCAGCTATGTTGAAGTTGGTCCTGACGGCGAACGGATCGACAAGAAGGACTATGTCACCAACTGGAAAAAAACAATTCGCGAACTTGGCGAAGATGACCCAATTATCGAGAAGGTCAAAAATGATGAGCCCCTGACCGATGAGGAAGAACGGACCCTGACCTCAAAACTGAATTCACCGAAAATGTATTTTAACGAGGATAATTTGCGCCGGGCCTATAAAAATCCAGTCGGCAATCTGATAGACTTTGTCAAGGAAGCTTTAGGAAGGCTCAAAATTAAAAGCCGGGACGAACAACTGGAAGAAATTTTCCGGGCCTGGCTGGTTTCGCGTTCACTTGCCCCCGAACAGGCCGAATATCTTTCTTTGCTGAAAAATCGTGGAATCGTCACCGGAAAAGTCATGCTGGATGATCTTTTCAGTCCTCCATTATCTATTCTTAATGCAGCAGGAATAGGCCTGGAACTTTTCGGAGAGCAGGGGCTAAGAGAAATTATCGAAGATATCAACAAGAACGTTTTCAGAAAGACGTTATAA
- a CDS encoding SAM-dependent DNA methyltransferase, which yields MDQEIRRKLRRITDILWAGGVTNPVTYIEQISYLIYLKLLDEEESNRELRDRLDAGNGKRLFPDQAERYRWMKWRFFSGNKLRDFIRDEVFPYMASLVKDEPQVAEYFRDAVLEITDPNVLKEVVDELDTIDFRKLGPDVKGDIFEYLLTHLGQSALNGQFRTPRQIRAFMVAMVDPDIGDTINDPACGTAGFLIDTVDHLLAKYSETPQEIPIYGEEWLEKRGQSLKEAKKAIPNLQTYRKGAGERIPDWGVLEASIYGTDVSRQMMRISMMNLVLHGIGKARLKRANVLSEIGGQSEEDLNRCYKVILSNPPFAGVLPKESIRQDLPTSSKKSELLFLALMMETLAPGGRCAVVVPEGALFGSSNAHKSLRQKLVRDFKILAVVSLPAGVFKPYAGVKTSVLVFRKPISDAKKGKAATEKMWFYDVKNDGFDPDKIQGGVRPETPDKNDIPGLLTVWAEYKKSNFKMPPGVEANTILPPGSEEPKSWWATFETVEAGDFNLTASHYKPQLGEDVPDDDPSDLIREVIEIEKEITAGLEKLLNDVEAMG from the coding sequence ATGGATCAGGAAATACGCCGCAAACTCAGGCGGATAACCGATATCCTCTGGGCAGGCGGGGTGACCAATCCGGTCACCTATATTGAACAGATATCGTATCTTATCTACCTCAAACTCCTCGATGAAGAGGAAAGCAACCGCGAACTGCGAGACCGTCTCGATGCCGGCAACGGCAAGCGGCTTTTTCCCGATCAAGCGGAGCGCTACCGTTGGATGAAGTGGCGGTTCTTCAGCGGGAATAAATTAAGGGATTTTATCCGCGACGAGGTTTTTCCTTACATGGCTTCACTGGTAAAGGATGAGCCCCAGGTTGCCGAATATTTTCGTGATGCGGTACTGGAGATCACGGACCCCAATGTGCTGAAAGAGGTGGTGGATGAACTGGATACTATTGATTTTCGCAAACTGGGGCCGGATGTTAAAGGTGATATTTTCGAGTACTTGCTCACTCACCTCGGCCAGTCCGCCTTAAACGGTCAGTTTCGCACTCCCAGGCAGATCCGCGCCTTTATGGTCGCCATGGTGGACCCTGATATCGGCGATACCATTAATGACCCGGCCTGCGGCACCGCCGGTTTTCTGATCGACACCGTAGATCATCTTCTGGCCAAATACAGCGAAACACCCCAGGAAATTCCGATCTACGGTGAGGAATGGCTGGAAAAGCGCGGGCAGAGCCTAAAAGAAGCAAAAAAAGCGATTCCAAACCTGCAAACTTACCGCAAGGGAGCCGGAGAGCGGATACCCGATTGGGGTGTTCTTGAAGCCTCCATTTACGGTACGGATGTATCCCGCCAGATGATGCGCATCTCCATGATGAACCTGGTTCTGCACGGCATCGGCAAGGCCAGGCTTAAACGCGCCAATGTGCTCTCGGAAATCGGCGGACAGTCCGAGGAAGATCTCAACCGGTGCTACAAGGTGATTCTCTCCAATCCACCCTTTGCCGGCGTGCTGCCAAAAGAGTCCATCCGTCAGGACCTGCCCACAAGCTCAAAGAAAAGCGAGCTTCTTTTTCTGGCCCTAATGATGGAAACCCTGGCACCTGGCGGTCGTTGCGCCGTGGTTGTGCCTGAAGGGGCGCTGTTTGGATCTTCTAATGCCCACAAGTCTCTGCGACAGAAACTCGTACGGGATTTTAAAATACTTGCCGTGGTGTCGCTCCCTGCCGGGGTATTCAAACCCTATGCTGGCGTCAAGACCTCGGTGCTGGTCTTTCGCAAACCAATTTCCGATGCTAAAAAGGGTAAGGCTGCCACGGAAAAGATGTGGTTCTATGATGTGAAAAACGACGGTTTTGATCCTGACAAGATCCAGGGCGGCGTCCGTCCGGAAACGCCGGATAAAAATGACATCCCCGGACTTCTTACCGTATGGGCGGAATATAAGAAATCCAATTTCAAAATGCCGCCCGGGGTAGAGGCAAATACAATTTTACCTCCGGGAAGTGAGGAACCCAAATCCTGGTGGGCAACTTTTGAAACGGTTGAAGCCGGCGATTTCAATCTAACCGCCAGTCACTACAAACCGCAGCTCGGAGAAGATGTGCCGGATGATGACCCTTCCGACCTCATTCGTGAGGTGATAGAGATTGAGAAAGAAATAACAGCAGGGTTGGAGAAATTGC